The DNA sequence CGAGGCGTCAAGTCACCCTACGCGAACGCTCGAACGGCGTGGGGAGCCGCTCACCACCATGCCGACTCCGGAGCGCGAGCGCGCGTCAAGCTGGACGCAGCACGCGCACCCCTTGCCCCAGATCCTCCCAGCGCTCGCCACCCGGCTGCGTGGAGAGCCAACGCTCGAGGCGCACGCGGTGAGCCTCGGCCATCGCGCTGAAGCGCAACGCGCTGCGTCGATAGGCCCCTGACGGCTCGCAGGTCTCGGAGGGTGGCGCATCGTTGTGGGTGTGTACCACGTGTGCCAACCCCCACACGGGGTCCGAGTCGGGGCGTCCATTTGGGTCAGGCAGTCGAATCTCCAGCTGCACGGCCTCGGCCTGCTCCGCGACGGCCGAGCTCGGACGCTCTAGCAGGATGCCTCCCTTGGACAGGTTCATCACGAACGACGAGTAGCTCGACTCTCCCACGATCTCGCGCACGAAGAGGCCCACCTCGACTCGCTTTTCTTGGCGACGGTCAATCACGACCACACTGTGCGTTCATGTGGGATGACGCGGCAAGTTCCTGGCGTTCGCGCGCAGCCCAGAGGGCCGAGGCTGCTATACAGTCCGCGTGCGACACGCTGCCCCTCGCTGCCCGCTCCCGCTCCGTGCAGCGCTGATCACGGCGCTCGCGACCGCGCCGCTGCTCGGCTGCGCGCGCGGCACCGCCAGCGCGACGACACCCGGCGCGGTGCACGCGCCCCTCGCAGACGACGGCGAAGCGCTGCCCCACGAGGCCGAGCTCACCTGGTTCGTGCGGCCGTTGCCGACGAACGGCACGGTCCACGTCACGCTCTTCCTGGACGCTGGCTCCCGCGACGCGACGCCACCGCAGGTGGCCACCCTCGCAGCGTTTGCGTTGGCCGAGCGCCTGTCTCGGGGCGACGGCGGGCCTCGCGTCGATCCGCGCGTCACCCCTGACGCCACGTCCTTCGAGCTCACGTGTCCCGCGACCGAGCTGAGCGCGTGCGTCCGGCGCTTCGAGGCGGTGCTGCGCCCAGACGCCCTCGCCCCGAGCGAACTCGTCGCCGCGCACCGCCGCCTGCGCGGTGACCGCGCGCGGGCCGTCGCCGACGAGACCCGCGCCGCTCAGGCCGCAGCGCTACGAGCCCTATTTGGCGCAGAGGCGCCCCAGCTGTTCCCGCTCGGGGAGGAGCAGCAGGACGCGGCTGCCACACCGGAGCAGATCACCGCGTTCGTGGCCGCACACTACGGCAGCCAACGCGCCCTGCTGGTGGCGGAGGGAGACGTGCCCGCCGACGCCCTCGACGAACCAGGGGCGGCGCTCCGCAGGCTGCCTCACGCGCGCGTCGATCGCGCGCGGCGCGAGCTGGGCGGTGCGTCTGGCGTGGCCGTCGAGGTGGGTCACGCCGGCGCAGCGGCGGTCGCCCTGCGGGCCCGCGACGCGGAGCACGCGCGCGCCACGCTGAGTCTCCTGCGTGACGTCGCGTTCGTCGGCGAAGGCCCCGCCGGTGGCATCGACCTGGCCGCATTCTCGCTGCGCGGTGCGAGCGTGGTGTTGCTCACGGTGCCGAGCGCGCGCCTGCGCGAGCCGCCCTCCGCGACGGCCATGCGCCTCGCGACGCTCGCCCTGCGCGCGAGCGACGCGGCAGACGCCAGCCCGTGGCGCAGTCCGTCGGGCGCGGCCGAGCCGCCAGCGCGCGCGTGGCCAGGTGCGGGTGGGGTCGCGGCGCTCGGACAGCGCTGGGCGGCGCAGCAACCCGGCGGAGCCGGGACGACGGCGCCCTTCGAGCGCGACCGCCTGGGCCTCGGGATCAGCGTGGACGGGGGGCGCGCCGACGCCCTCGAAGCCGTCGATCCGGACGCCGAGACCCGCCGGGCCGCCGAGGCCGCGCTGGCGCGGGCGCTCGCCGAGGCCCAGCGACACGCGCGTCCGTGGCGTGCGCAAGAGGCGCTCGCGACCCAGTTCGCGCTGCCCGACGAGTCGGAGGGAGGGTCCGCGCCGCGTCTCTTCGGGCCGGTCAGCGCCGCGCTGCCGAACGGCGGACGCGTGCACGTCGGGTTGAGCCCGACAGGCGAGAGCGGGGTCCTGATCGTGTTCGACGGGGGCGCCGGGGAAGATGGAGAGCCGCTGCACGGACGCTCGGCGCTCGCCATCACGGCCCTCGCAGAGCGCTGTGCACGCATGCTCGGGGCACTCGATGGCGTAGCGGTGGCCACACGCATCGACGCCGATCGCTTGGGTCTCTGGTTCGAGGACACTGGGGCAGGCTGGGCCCGTACGGTGGACGTCGCAGCCCGCTGCGCCCTCGAGCACACCCCCGATGACACCGACCTGCAGGACGCGAAGCTGGCGCTGCGAGCCCAGCTCGGTCCCGAGGGCTCCGACGCGCGTATGCGAGCGTGGGTCGCGGCGGCGCTGAGCCCCGCCGAGCCAGGTCGTGTGGCGCCGTTGGGCTCCGGCGAACGCCCCGACGCGGTCCGCCTCGGCGATGTGTCGCGCGCGCTCGAGCGGCTGCGCGTGGGCGCTCGCACCCACGTCGTCGCGCTGGTCCGCGGCAGCTCCGTGCGCGCTGCACGTCGTATCGCCGTACGCGTAGCCGCCTTGCAGGCGGGAGAGCCCTTCGCGCCCAGCCGCAGTCGGGCAGTCGGCGACTCGCCCCACGCCGTGGCGTGGGTGGGCGCCACACCGAACCACGCACGCCTGTTGGTGGCGTTGCGCGACCCTGTCTCGGGCGACGATTCCGAGGACGTCCCTCCCGCGCTGCTCGGGCGCGCTCACGCGGCGGCCCTCGCAGCCCAGCTGCGCAACATCGGGCTCGACGTCGTGTGGGTCGGAGGAGGCGGGGGAGCCTACGGGCACTGGTCAGCGCTGGCCATCGAGACCACGCTGGACGAGCTCGACGCGCTCCCCGCCCGCATCGAGGGCGCGCTGCGCGGCGAGCTGCCCCTCCAACCACTGCTCGCCGAGCTCGCACGCACGGCCGACGCATCGCTTGCGGAGCGAGCCCTCACGCGGTTGCCGAGCGTGGCGGCCAGCGTGCGCAACGCGAGCAGCGGCCCCCGCTACATCGTCGCGCGACCTCAGGGCGCCGAGGCTGTGCGTCGCCGTGGGGGCTGAGCGGTCGCGAGGCGCAACGCTGGTCGATGGCACGCGAGACGCCAGGGCACCGGCGCTCGAGCCGCTCGGGCGGCGGGCGCCCTCGACCCGCCAGGGTCAGGGTGAGACAGCCCCGAGGTACTCGGACTCGAGCATCAGGTCCGCGAACACCGCCTGGTACTCGAGGTGCGTCTCATGCTCGCGCGTACGGAACACACGGCCCTCTTCCCGACGCATGAAGGCGTGGTAGTCGGGCGCGCCGGGCACCTTCACGTTGTCCGCCAACACGATCGCCCCGGGGCGCAACCAGCCGGCCTGCAGCACGAGCTGCAGGTCCGACAGGTAGACCGACTTGTCGTGGTCGACGAACACGAAGTCGAGCGAGCCCGCGTCGAAGCCGTGCTCGGCGCGCAGGCGACCCAGCGTGCCCCCGCCGTCCCCCAGCGTCCCGACCACCACCGTGATGCGATCCGAGACCCCCGCGTGCGCGAAGATGCGACGCGCGATGTCGGCGTTGGCGGCGCTGAACTCCACGCTGAAGACGTGCGCCTCGGGGGCCGCGCGCGCGACGCGGAGCGCGCTGTATCCACAGTAGGTCCCCAGCTCCAACACCCGCCGTGGGGCAGCGCGACGCACGGCCGCGTCCAGGATGACGCCCTTCTCATCCCCGACGTTGATCAGAAAGGCCTCGTCGTAGGCGTACTGATCGATGACGCGAATGACGTCCCCGAGGTCGCCCTGCCGCGCGTGGGCCGCGACGTACTGCGCGAGGCGCTCCTCCCGGCCGTCCCCCACCTGCCACGTGCGGAGCAGCCGCTTGCGGCCGAGCGCCATGCGCAAGAACGACCAGCGCAAGAACGGCACCTTCTTCCACGTGCGCAACGACCCCGGATCCACCATAGCGCCGCGAACGTAGCACACCGTTGAAGTCCTTCGCCGAATGAACCATCATTCAGTCGCGCGGAGCCCTCCTCGGGGCGTTGCGCCCGACCGCCCACCTCCAGAGCCCCCGATGTCGACCGCACGCACCGCCACGAAGACCAAGCCCCGCCGCGCCCCGGACAACGACAAGCGCGAGCGCATCCTGCGCGCCGCCATCAAGGTGTTTGCGCGCAAAGGCTTCTACGCAACGCGCGTCAGCGAGATCGCGAAAGCCGCGGGCGTCGCCGACGGCACCATCTACCTGTACTTCAAGAACAAGGACGACGTCCTGGTCTCGATCTTCGACGACCGCATCAGCCGCCTGCTCGTGGTGCTGCGCGACGAGTCCGCGGCCTGCGCGACCGTCGAGGAGCGCATCACGCGCGTGGTCGAGCTGCAGCTGGGCCTGCTGGAGGGGCAGCGCGATCTCGCCGAGGTGGTCACGGTCAACCTGCGCCAGAGCTCCAAGCTCCTGAAGCAGTACGCGGCCCCGCTCTTCATGGAGTACATCGAGCTCATCGCCGGCATCATCTCCGAGGGCCAGCGCGAAGGAGCCCTGCGCTCCGACATCAACCCCAAGGTCGCCGCCCGCGCCCTGTGGGGCGCCCTCGACGGCATCACCGTCACTTGGGCTGTCGGCGGCGACGCCGACCCCGTCGCGCTCCGCAAGGCCGCCAAGCAGCTGGCCTCCCTGTTCCTGGAAGGCCTCCGAGCTCGCTGACCCGGGCTGCCAACCCGGGGTCACAAGCCACCGGGACGCGAGCCACCGGGACGCGAGACACCGGGACACCAGGACTCGGGCCACGGGACACCAGGACACCGGGACGTGGGGATCGGGGACCGGAACAACGGGACGCCGTCGCGCACAGACGAGCCCTTCCCGCCCAGAAGCGGACCTCCCGCCCCCTCCCCCGGGCGACCGTCGCGCGCAGATGAGCCCCTTCCGCCGAAAAGCGGACCTCCCGAGTCCCGCCCAGGCCCAGTCCCGTCCGTCGAGCCTAGAGACGTGACCGAGGGAGGGGGGAGCTCCGCGCCCGGGTGTCGGGGGGGCCCCATTGCAAGCGCCTTGGCGCGCCGCAATGGGGGAGGCACCGCAGGGAGCGCCTGCGCGACCGAGCCCGGGCGCGGAGCTCCCCCCTCCCGCGCGCGATCCCCTCGCAACCTCGATCACGTCAGGAGCCCCACGGAGGAGGACGACCGAGAACCGCGCCCCGAGGCGTCCGTGCTTGACTTCTGGGCCTCGGCCACCTAGATCCAACGCGGTTTCTCGTGCTCGCGCGAGGCCGCATTTTCGCGCAGTCGTGGCCACCGACGAGCGGTGAGCTCAACGCCTGAGCATCCTACTTTCCTCGGAGGAATGGGTGAAGATCCTCGTCCCCATCAAGCGCGTTGCGGACCCCGACAACGCCAACAAGGTCAAGGTCAGCGGCGACGGAACTCAGGTGACGTCGGAAGGCCTCGAATGGAAGATGAACCCGTTCGACGAGTGGAGCCTCGAGGCTGCGCTGCGTCTGACGGAAGACGGCGCGAAGAAGACGCGCACCGGTGAGGTCGTCCTCGTCACCATCGGTCCCAAGGACGCGGCCCAGACCGTGCGCCAGGGGCTCGCGATGGGCGCCGAGCGCGGCATCCTGGTGGAAGCCAACGACCAGGAGCTCGACTCCAACATGGTCGCGCAGATCCTCAAGGCCATCGTCGACAAGGAGCAGCCGGACCTGGTGGTCATGGGCAAGCAGACCGTCGACGGCGACAGCAACGTCGCGGGCACCGTGCTGGCCGAGCTGCTCGGCTGGCCCCTCGCGAACTACGCGATGAGCCTCTCCACCAGCGACGACGGCAAGACCCTGACGGTCAAGCGCGAGCTGGACACCGGCGTCAGCACCATCAAGGTGACTGGCCCGGCCGTGGTCACCACATCCGACCGCATCCTCAAGCCCGAGTCGGTCAAGAACGGCGTCACCCCGGCGGACTTCAAGTACCCCGAGGCCGAGGGCGGTCGCTACGCGTCGCTCAAGGGCATCATGGCGGCCAAGAAGAAGCCCATCGAGGAGCTCACGGCTGCGTCGCTCGGCGCCACGCCGCAAAAGACCCTCACCTACACCAAGTTCGAGCTGCCCCCCGCGCGCTCGGGCCAAACCACCTTCGTGGAGTCGGTCGAAGAGCTCGTGCAGAAGCTCAAGACGGACGCGAAGGTCCTCTGAAGTCTCACCACAGGAACGGAGAACAACACCATGGCAAAGACTCTTGTGGTTGCAGAGCTGCTCGAGGGCGCGGTCCGCAAGACCTCGCTCAGCGGCGTGACGATGGCCCGCCAGGTCGGCGGGGACTTCGACATCCTCTTGGTCGGTGAGGGCGCCAGTGGCGCCGCCGCGGAGCTCACGGGCTTCGGCGCGGGCAAGGTGCTCACCTGCGACATCGGCGGCGGCTACGTGTGCGAGAAGCACGCGGCCACCATCGCGGCCGTCGCGGCCGACTACGAAGTGGTCGTGGCCTGCGCCAGCGCGTACGGCAAGGACCTGCTCCCCCGCGTGGCCGCCAAGATCGGCGCTGGCGTGGCGAGCGACATCTCGGGCATCAGCAACGACGGCGGCAAGCTCGTCCTGCGTCGCCCCATGTACGCCGGCAACGTCTTCGGCACGCTCACCATCGACACGGACAAGAAGGTCATCACCGGCCGTCAGACCGAGTTCGACGCGGCGGAGCCGAGCGGCGGCGCCAGCCCCGTGTCCGCGGTGGCCGAGGTGGCCGACGCGGCCGCCGGTCGCATCGAGTTCGTGAGCCTCGAGGTGGTCAAGAGCGAGCGCCCCGATCTGGCCGAGGCCGACGTGGTCGTCTCGGGCGGTCGCTCGCTCAAGAGCGCCGAGAACTTCACCAGCATCATCGAGCCGCTGGTGGACACCCTCGGTGCCGCCATGGGCGCCTCGCGCGCCGCGTGCGACGCGGGCTACGTCTCGGCCGACCTGCAGGTCGGTCAGACCGGCAAGGTGGTCGCGCCGAAGCTCTACATCGCCGTGGGCATCTCGGGCGCCATCCAGCACCTCGCTGGCATGAAGGGCTCGAAGTGCATCGTGGCCATCAACAAGGACAAGGAAGCCCCCATCGCGCAGGTGGCGGACTACTTCCT is a window from the Sandaracinaceae bacterium genome containing:
- a CDS encoding PilZ domain-containing protein, whose product is MIDRRQEKRVEVGLFVREIVGESSYSSFVMNLSKGGILLERPSSAVAEQAEAVQLEIRLPDPNGRPDSDPVWGLAHVVHTHNDAPPSETCEPSGAYRRSALRFSAMAEAHRVRLERWLSTQPGGERWEDLGQGVRVLRPA
- a CDS encoding insulinase family protein: MRHAAPRCPLPLRAALITALATAPLLGCARGTASATTPGAVHAPLADDGEALPHEAELTWFVRPLPTNGTVHVTLFLDAGSRDATPPQVATLAAFALAERLSRGDGGPRVDPRVTPDATSFELTCPATELSACVRRFEAVLRPDALAPSELVAAHRRLRGDRARAVADETRAAQAAALRALFGAEAPQLFPLGEEQQDAAATPEQITAFVAAHYGSQRALLVAEGDVPADALDEPGAALRRLPHARVDRARRELGGASGVAVEVGHAGAAAVALRARDAEHARATLSLLRDVAFVGEGPAGGIDLAAFSLRGASVVLLTVPSARLREPPSATAMRLATLALRASDAADASPWRSPSGAAEPPARAWPGAGGVAALGQRWAAQQPGGAGTTAPFERDRLGLGISVDGGRADALEAVDPDAETRRAAEAALARALAEAQRHARPWRAQEALATQFALPDESEGGSAPRLFGPVSAALPNGGRVHVGLSPTGESGVLIVFDGGAGEDGEPLHGRSALAITALAERCARMLGALDGVAVATRIDADRLGLWFEDTGAGWARTVDVAARCALEHTPDDTDLQDAKLALRAQLGPEGSDARMRAWVAAALSPAEPGRVAPLGSGERPDAVRLGDVSRALERLRVGARTHVVALVRGSSVRAARRIAVRVAALQAGEPFAPSRSRAVGDSPHAVAWVGATPNHARLLVALRDPVSGDDSEDVPPALLGRAHAAALAAQLRNIGLDVVWVGGGGGAYGHWSALAIETTLDELDALPARIEGALRGELPLQPLLAELARTADASLAERALTRLPSVAASVRNASSGPRYIVARPQGAEAVRRRGG
- a CDS encoding class I SAM-dependent methyltransferase → MVDPGSLRTWKKVPFLRWSFLRMALGRKRLLRTWQVGDGREERLAQYVAAHARQGDLGDVIRVIDQYAYDEAFLINVGDEKGVILDAAVRRAAPRRVLELGTYCGYSALRVARAAPEAHVFSVEFSAANADIARRIFAHAGVSDRITVVVGTLGDGGGTLGRLRAEHGFDAGSLDFVFVDHDKSVYLSDLQLVLQAGWLRPGAIVLADNVKVPGAPDYHAFMRREEGRVFRTREHETHLEYQAVFADLMLESEYLGAVSP
- a CDS encoding TetR/AcrR family transcriptional regulator, with protein sequence MSTARTATKTKPRRAPDNDKRERILRAAIKVFARKGFYATRVSEIAKAAGVADGTIYLYFKNKDDVLVSIFDDRISRLLVVLRDESAACATVEERITRVVELQLGLLEGQRDLAEVVTVNLRQSSKLLKQYAAPLFMEYIELIAGIISEGQREGALRSDINPKVAARALWGALDGITVTWAVGGDADPVALRKAAKQLASLFLEGLRAR
- a CDS encoding electron transfer flavoprotein subunit beta/FixA family protein, with the protein product MKILVPIKRVADPDNANKVKVSGDGTQVTSEGLEWKMNPFDEWSLEAALRLTEDGAKKTRTGEVVLVTIGPKDAAQTVRQGLAMGAERGILVEANDQELDSNMVAQILKAIVDKEQPDLVVMGKQTVDGDSNVAGTVLAELLGWPLANYAMSLSTSDDGKTLTVKRELDTGVSTIKVTGPAVVTTSDRILKPESVKNGVTPADFKYPEAEGGRYASLKGIMAAKKKPIEELTAASLGATPQKTLTYTKFELPPARSGQTTFVESVEELVQKLKTDAKVL
- a CDS encoding electron transfer flavoprotein subunit alpha/FixB family protein, which translates into the protein MAKTLVVAELLEGAVRKTSLSGVTMARQVGGDFDILLVGEGASGAAAELTGFGAGKVLTCDIGGGYVCEKHAATIAAVAADYEVVVACASAYGKDLLPRVAAKIGAGVASDISGISNDGGKLVLRRPMYAGNVFGTLTIDTDKKVITGRQTEFDAAEPSGGASPVSAVAEVADAAAGRIEFVSLEVVKSERPDLAEADVVVSGGRSLKSAENFTSIIEPLVDTLGAAMGASRAACDAGYVSADLQVGQTGKVVAPKLYIAVGISGAIQHLAGMKGSKCIVAINKDKEAPIAQVADYFLVADLFEAVPALTAEVKKVKAAG